GGTGGGCGGGGTGGTCTGCACGAGGTTCCTGGTGTACTCGACGAGCAGCCAGCTGGTCTCGTTGGCGGGGTCCGCGCCGGGGTTGTTCTGACTGGTGGGGCCCAGGCCGCTGACCCAGGTGGCGCGCAGCACCGGGTAGTAGGCCTTGAACTTGTAGCAGGCGCGGTCGTTGCTGGCGCTGCAGCCGCTGACCGGCAGTTCCGGGGCTTTCACGATGGCCAGGATCGGGGCCGTGGTGCTGCCGACCACCCAGGCGCCTCCGCCGGGCCGTTCGGTCGTCACGCCGCTGCCGAGGTTCAGGGTGGTGCCCTGCGGGTACACGTAGGCGGCCTCGCGGACGTTGGCGATCAGGTAGTTCTGCGCGATCTGCTGTTCCTGAAGCAGGTCGTTTCTGACCTGCAGGTCGCTGGAGGACCGCGACGACGAGATCAGCAGCGAGGACGCCGCGAACAGGATGATCAGGGCCAGTGCGACGGCCACGAGCAGTTCGATCAGGGTGAAGGCGGCCGTCTGCACGGCGCGGCGGGCGGCGGGCGGGGTGGTCATGGGCGGGCCACGTCCACGCTGAGGCTGGAGGTGACGGTACCCAGCGTGACCTGCACGTTCACGCGCCGCACCGGGGCGGGATCGGGGGCGTTGCTGCCGCAGCTGGCGTTCAGGGCGGGGGTGCCGGTGGGATTGCCGTTCACGTCGAGGTTCGTGAGGGTGACCTGCGCGGAGGCCGGGACGGGCTGGGTGGCGCAACGCTGGTCGTAGTTGGCGACGC
The DNA window shown above is from Deinococcus sp. LM3 and carries:
- a CDS encoding prepilin-type N-terminal cleavage/methylation domain-containing protein; this translates as MTTPPAARRAVQTAAFTLIELLVAVALALIILFAASSLLISSSRSSSDLQVRNDLLQEQQIAQNYLIANVREAAYVYPQGTTLNLGSGVTTERPGGGAWVVGSTTAPILAIVKAPELPVSGCSASNDRACYKFKAYYPVLRATWVSGLGPTSQNNPGADPANETSWLLVEYTRNLVQTTPPTITELTDLTLVPFTGASGKLLLDYVQPAVTGLPPLFEVPAAGPQAAGQTRVTVNLSVSRAASGKIVAVPARASTDPATWVQPVLVAPRNVGRLTP